DNA from Tripterygium wilfordii isolate XIE 37 chromosome 4, ASM1340144v1, whole genome shotgun sequence:
ACCAAGAAGCTTGTGGAGTCTGATGATGagttcttcttcatcatcagaaATGTTACCTCTCTTGATGTCTGGTCTCAGATAATTCAACCATCGAAGTCTGCAACTCTTACCACATCTCTTCAATCCTGCATgccattaattatttaatttcttctacTAATTCATAAACGCAATTAGAGAGATAAGAATTATAaagaattaatttaatttaccaGCTCTCTTGGGGAGGTTTCTCCACTTGCCTTCTCCATGGGCCGTAATGTAATTAGCAAGAATATTGTCTTCAAGGGCAGTCCAAGCTCCTCTGTTTAGTCCTTCCTTGGAGCAACATGGACTCctccccatctctctctctctcacactcagtcacactctctctctctctctttataaTGGAGGATCCATTGCAtgcctatatatgtatatatatacatataaccaacaatatataattatatattatcgTCACTTATATTAATTAAATGCGACAATTTTTCTATTTTGCTGTCAGGCTTTGTGGAGGAAGCAAACAAAAAAAGTCCAACAATAAAAGATTagttaataatatataaaatgcTCCAATCATATCAAAGCACATGTAATTTTATAGGTCACGTGAAACAATGGGTATCTAATTTGGATACTTAATTTTACAATTAGTTTTTCAAAATTAACAAACTAATAATTGTCAATTAACACGATATTTATCTAGTTGGAGAATATCACTTtccaaaaagatattttaagcCCCTCAAAAccccctttctttctttttttggtctttaatcttaattaattatcaagtatttatttaataaaattaggtGTGACAGAGTTGTCAATTAATTTTGTACCTAAGCAGTCCATATATACTTACTTTGAACAAAGTGTGGGTGGGGCAATGTAAATCATGGTCGGAGATTCGCTTAATTAAATTACATATAGGTTCTTAATCatgcatataatatgataattAAATAATAGAATGATGTCGGTTCATATATTAAACTATTTGAAGAGTTGGACTATATTATACCGCAACTATATGTGAGAAAATCTATCACAAGACACGTGAAATCAAAGGAAAACAGGAATGCAAATGTTATTTAATCATATCAAGTCGAACTTCCCATCTAACTTTCAGTCCTCCGAGCCTTGTTTTTTAGGTACTTCATAAGCATCTCTTCTAATCACGTTTCCATGGGTCTTCTAACCAACCTCTAGTTGAATTTATTACTTACAATATATAAAGTACGGAATTTAGACTATAAACCTTTTGGTTTACGCAAGTAGGTGGCAATTATCTTAGCCATCGACTTGAAGAATCTAGCATATTCAGATTCACCTAACTAGTCTGAATTATGATACTCATTACTTGGCTGCTCATAGAACCCTATCTACCAATTACTCTGAATTATGATACTCATTACTTTGTTTTAAGAGAGAAACTACTTCATCAACTTAGTTTAAAGGGTAAGATTTAACATGTGAGAAACTAAAACTCTAAATTCATATTGAATTCcctaaaagaaaaatcatatccAATAGCACAAATGGATTAAACACCTCTAACTCTAtagttagaaaaaaaaagaatttaagaaGCCCATCTAACCTCGATCATGATGTACGCGAAAATTGTTATCTTCTCCTCTGTTAAAGTTCAACTGAAGTAAAAGCAATGGCATAAGAGTTCACGTTTGATGAGCCCATTTTAGCAACTTCAGAATCCATATTAGAGAAACATTGACCAATTTCAAGTTCCGTCACATTCCCTGCAACATCAATGCTGTCTTTAGCTTTCCAGAAGTACTTGTTGATGTTCTCCAACTTCTCTTTGCACCTTTTGGAACTCTTTTGATAACCCATTGGGTCCATTAAAGAACTTATCTCTTCCCACATATGCCCTTTCAGCCCTGGTTCCTGAATTTTTTATTCTAAGCTGCTCCTGGTTAAGATCACAGCCCGAACCTCAACTTAAGGCAATCTGCTATTTGTGTCAGTTTTCACCGATGTCAATTGTTTGCGGGGCTGCTTCGAAATATCTGTTTCTGGCAACAATTGAGTTTTCCTCTTAGGAAGATTGATGCTTTTGCCTGTAATTTTCTCAATGTATGAAACAATCAAAGCCGTCCTATTAGAAGCCAGAGCCTGCTCATGGGCTCTTGCCATTGCTTCTCCGTTATGTAATGCAGCTTCTTGGTGCCTCCTTGCTTCTTCTCGTTCAGTCCTCTCTTTCTCCATTCTCTCAATCACTCCCAAGAACTTACAGTGCAGTTTTTCTTGGTGATCCATGACCTGTCTCACAAAGCTCTCAAGGCACCCAGCAATGTAACCCAAATTTTCCTTCAtatacctttttcttttcctcttttgaCTCTTTCGCAGGGCAGCTTCTTCGCCTATGGAAATCTCTGATTCAAGATCAACCCCAGTTGTTGCATTAGCAGTGCCTCTCGCAGCTACATTTTGACCATTGACATGACCAAATAGCAAAGAATGTCCGGCATTTGCAGGCCAGTTTTCCCTTGAGAGAGAGGACCCTGAGCCCGTTTGATTAGCTTCTCCCATCTTTGAGAGGCCATAGATAGCTTCAAGCTCATTGAAGAGTCTGTTGTCCAAATTATTGCTACTACCTGAATCAAAATATTGTAAAAGCTTGTGGTACTCGTTCCTTTCTCTCGCTTGCTCTTCATGTTCAATGCGCCCCCTTTTGTCATTGTTAGTCAGAGGCTTCCTGtgacattttatcaaacacatAAACTACAATATATAGAACTTACAACAcaaatttctaaaagaaaattgtGATTATGCAATAACTACCAAGAGCGTTCTTTGGCAGTAGAGTCTTCATGGCGATGCCAAGAACGGGGAATCAGCAAtgggttttcttcttcttcccaacCCTCCTTGCTGGGGCTGTTCTCGTTCAATCCAAACTTGAAATTCAGGTGAGAAACTCTGTcctcttgttgttgttgttgttcaaatGGTTGGAAGTGATGGTAATGGTGTGGAAACAATTGATTAGTCAAGAGAAATCTTCCCTCGTCTTGCTGTTGATGATACTGTAAATTGGGATGAAATGGGTGAGAGTGTTGGTTTCGATAATTTGAAATTGTGAAAGCTGGAGCTTCAATGAAGTGATGTTGTTCATCTTGTTGATCCTGCCAAGGGCCTACGCAACTTCCAGGCTGCATATCTGGTCCTGAGTTGCTTAATCTTCTCCTGAAACCCTAACCAGGAATCTTCTCGACGTGGATGGGATTGTTCATTTCCGGTTTTTCTTATTGAATTTGAAATCGcattattaataaattaaatatttttcttaaaagaaTTTCCCTGATTGATTGCAGGCACGAGAGAGACATGGCGTTTGGAATTGTACGATGGAAGGGGTAGTGCACGTGAATACATAACAGTCGCATGTCTCCCAGCATTGAATTTTGTGGAAATGTAGGCCCAATCCAATGGGTCTTCCAGCTAATACGAGGCCAATTGGTGAAAATGGCCCCACAATCGGCTAATTTGTCCAGTTGTGGCACAGGAGGGCTTAGCCTAGGGTTGAAATCCATATGATATATATGcaaaaaatcccacatcggaagcaCAAAGAAGGTAGGATACAAACAAGAGCTATAAAATGGGCCCTGAAGCCCCCTCCCAACATACTTACCTGGACGGGGTCAATGGGTGATCAAGAAGGCCCATGGCCTAGGTCAGTGACCTCCATTGCACTTTGGAGGGGTGCTGCCCTAAGGTCTCCCTATTGAGGGAGAGCCTACGTCGTAATTTGTGACAGTGGGGGCCTGCGTCCGCGCGGCCTCTATCTAATCTCGTGCTGTAACTTTTCAATCGGGGCCTGTTATTTATGCCACTTACAGTACTGCTCCATCTTCTCATCAGAGTTCATCTCCATTTCAGTGAAGCCTAGAGAAGCCCTAGAGGCGGCAAGGTATGAAGAGGCAATTCTAATCTTTTCCATGATATGACAAGAAGGGATTTGTGAAAACTTGCAAGGAAGCCATGGTCCAAAACTCCAAACCCGTGTCTTTGAATCATCACATTGATGCCCCATTCTTTCAGAAAATGGTACAAAACAATGGTAAGAAATCTATTAatcctatttatttattctcCTGTGAAATTGGAGTTTCTAATGATTGAAAGTAGGGGAAAAGTTTTGTCTGAGTTGGGTTGGAACAAGTCTTAGATTGATAGTAGCAGACCCAATTATTGAAGGGAACTACTACCTTCGGGACAAGTAGCATTGGTTCTGGAATGAACAAATAATTAGAATCTGCTTATAACAAGTTTATTCTACTCTTGCAAGAGGTCATAGCCACATCAAGTACCCCAGAACAACCATCAAAGAGAGAACTTTGACTACATATACAAAGGCAAAAGAAGATGGATTCAGGAGGAACCAGTGCACCTGCGCACTTTTTGACCGTTAAGATATGAGAGTTTGGGGATTGGGATGAGGATCCTCCGTTAAAAAAGCTTCTGATAGCTCTCGATGTGGTGGGAGAGGCGGTAGTTGGCCAAAAAAGTGAAGTCCGCAAGAGAAGATAGAAGGCAAGAGAAGATAGAAGGCAAGAGTTACTGTTATGAGAGAAGAATgctaggagaaaaaaaaaaaagaaagagacaatttATGATTAAAAACATTTAATATTATAAACTAGAATCATTGCATCAAAATACGTCCATCCGACGGTCTTAAAAGTGCGCATGTCAAGGGACCAGTGCATAGGTGCACCAGTTCCCTCCCTCAATCCAAAAGAAGAGATCAGAAGGCCAAGCACGAATAGTTAACAGTTCTTAAATCACATTATGGGGGTAATAGGCTGCTGAAGATCCGCTTTAAACTTGGACATGCCCCACGTAGTCTGCCCATGCTTATTGAGCATATCTGTCGGTAGCCATCAatgaaatttatataaaaatcaaatataacaGGGGCCAAGCAATTTATGAAACTAAATGCAAATttcgggaaaaaaaatccaaacccaacagcTCTGACATATAGGGAATATATCTGATACGAGGTTTTCAACCCATTTTAATACTTAGTAAACTACAAAATACAGGTTTGCGAGAGAACTTTGCTAACCTTTGGACAAAAGCGGATGTCAAGAGTTTCCAGCATGCTACAGTGCATTATGGCAGCTTCAACTGCTTCTTCATCAATGTTACACGACTAGCCCAATACAACAGCATACAAGGAAATGACATTAGAAAGGTTTTAAATGGTATACTTATAATGACTCCTTCCAGGAACTaatattttgtaacaaaaactTAGGCATGTTTTTTTGCGTcacgccttttttttttttttttttttttctttccactgGGCGCAGGTGTTGTCATAGAGCTCCCCATAAAGGGAAGTTAAAATGTTAAATGCCAAACTACTGAAGAAGTGAACCTCCCAGTCAGCCTTAATATTACAAAAGGTGTGAAACCTGCTAGGGATATGAATATGAAATAAATCCCACGCTTGCACTAAACTGTACACTACACATCTAGACAAGTGTTGTCAACAGACTTATTCAACTTAGGCATCTAGCTATAACCAACAAACAGGATCTTCTTAGATGAACCACCCAATAGAGTCCGTTTGTTGGCACCAGAAATCAGAATTGAAGAAAATCAGGATTCAAGCATTGACACATACCTGAAGAAAGAGACTGGTCAATCTTGGACACCGAAGCTTCAGAATCTCCAAAGAGCAACAATGGCTGAATAACACAAAATTTAAGATTCAAACAGATGAGAATAAAGTAGAAAAATATCCTCAACAAGAAATAGGCATACCTCAAATTAAGAAAGCACAAACTGAAACAAGTAACATCCACTTCCTTCAAATTGGCTGATAGAGAAAGGTTTAGTGATGACAAATGGAAACAGCGCGCCATGGGTGGAATGAGGACTTTTCTAATATTTGGACAACCAACGCAGTTTAGGTTCTGAAGTAAACGGTTGGGCTGGTCAACTGAATCATGGATGTCATCCTGAGCAAACAAGGCAGAAGAGCTATATACACCAGGCTGTGTGGAAAGTTGACCACCATTGCAGCCCCAGTCAAGATCATGCATATTCACACAGCCGTTCAAGCTCACATGAGTGAGATGTGTACAGCAAGCAAGAAGATCCTCTATGGCAGACTGACAGAGAGTCCCATAAGATAAATCCAACTCTTGCAGTGCTGGTAGAGCACCTTCCTTGTATAGAGGCTCCAACGACGAATTCAGTAGATACTTGCATGCTTGTAATTTTAATACCTTGACGAAGAGAAGGTACATTCATAGGGAAACCATAAATAAGGCAGTCAAAATAAATAATCGGAACAATTTTGAAAAACTAAAGCACAGTACAATGCAGTAAGCATTTTTGCGAAGACATTACAATAGAATTTGCAATGCATCTGTGCACTTCTAATGGAATTAGCTTTTCATTTAGACAATCAATTCACCAGATGGAGAATCTTCTAGAACTTATCATAATGTATTTCCTGTTACAATTTCTTCTTAACTTAGCATTCAGGAACAATATGCTTAATGCTTCTCTCCAACCAAAACAAGGTCACAGCACAAATTTGAAAATCATGCTGATAAAATAGCCAGCAATACAAAAAGGAAATTGAAATTTTCAAGTTGCTTCTAAACTCATATCCACAAAGCGTTATATATTAACAGCCACTTTCCCATAGAAGAAACATGGATACATAAGGGAGTTCAAAAAATACCTTGAGCAGCAAGCAAGACTCAAAAACTGGCTGCAGACTCATCAAAAATGTATATGACAAATCAAGCATGGTCAAATGCGGAAGCAAACACAGAGAGTAAAGTCCTTCAGACCCAACAGAAGGGCATGACATCAGTATTAATGACTCAATCAGTCGGCATGACGCAGCTGTTGCAGACAAGCAGTCATCCTTGAGTTGGCTGCATATAAAATTAACAAAAGTGTCAAGAAAATGGAagcacaaaaaaggaaaaacaatgaAAGAAGAGTCCGTAAAGACGGCATAAAAGCAACAAACCTGCAAAAGGAAGCATCCAAAGATGTTAAGAGAGGACAATCAATAGATGCTTCAGTTAGAACACCACATCCTTTCAACTCAAGCAACACCATATCCGGATCTTCAATACGGAGTTCATTTAATTTCGGACATATTCCCAGATTGAGTGACCGAAGAGCAACCTAAAAATTGAGAGAAGTGGGTGTAGTGTTCATATTTGCATTTCAATtgccaaaaaaatgaaagtaaTTATATGTAACAACAAAAATAAGCAACAATGATATCAATCTCACTTACAGGACAAAATGATGCTCTTTCAAGATGATCACATCCATCCAAACACACTTGCTCAAGACTTGGACAAGCGAGTTCAAGATCCGTAATGCCACGGCAACCAACTAATGAAAGACTGACAAGAGAAGTGCTGTGGAATAGCACTGCCGTCAGGCTCTGGACACGGTAAGATCCTCACAGTCAGTTGGAACTTACAAGGATATACCCAGTACTAGAAACAAGAAGCCGTAATAGAAATAACACCAACAGTAAACTTGCCAGCATCTGAAATTACTCACGAATCTatacataaatgataaaacagACGCCCAGAAGCATGACATCACAAAGAGTTTCAGAAATTTTGAAAGGACAGACAGTGATCCAATTTAGTGGTAGACTACATAATTTAAACAAACCACAACTATTGCATCAATGAAAGCAGACGACATAATTGCTACTCAACTACAAATCTGAAGCGAAATCCAATTTTTGGGACCTTCCCAACCCTTCGATTTCCTTTAACATGGAATAGACGCCAGTTGACAACacacaaaaacacacacacacacaaattgGCAACTTTCAACCACTTTCACACCTGACTTCTATGGTATTTCATGCTCCAAGGAATGCCAAGTTGCCAACACATTTTATGCCGGttaataaagggaaaaaaatatcatcaaaattgcTGGCATTAACATACATGCAGCCACACATGAGAAATCAGCAATCTGAGGTCAAAATAGAAGACTGAAGACGCAGATTGAATCAGTTCTAAAAGTGTGCCAAAGAGAAGCTGAAGAGAGCACTAACATCATCCAGTCACAATACCAGAATGTTCATGTATAAGTTTTACAAATTTAAAAGAATGAAACATGCCTACTTCACAAACCTCACAATTATCAAGGACCAGTGACTTCAGTAAGGGGCATCCACCACTATCACTCAAAACATCACAAATAGAATTTGTCAACGATTCACAACCTGTGAGGTCCACTTCTTGCAAACATTGGCATTGCAATGCCAGTGTTGTTAAGTTCTCTTGCTTCTGCAATGCCAATTTCTGCAAGCCAATAAAACTACCCTTTCAGCACTCATACTCCAATACATAATCAAGGAGAGGACAGCTGAGAGATAACTTAGTTAAAGACATACCTCAAGAGAATTTGAAGTAATATTGATACGATTAAGTGACTGACAGTTGGACACCATTATGCATGACAGCATGGTGGTTCGTAAATTCAAATCAGTAAATCTACAGGAAATCATATTAAACATTAGTGGGAACGAAAATAACAcaaatttagaaaatatttgAAAGTATTCCCACAGACAGGAAGGCATTGATTGAAATGCCTTTCGCGTTAGTAAACCCCAGCAGGGGGGTGGGAAAACGAAGATGGAGAAGAAAGCATACTTGCGACAATATACTAATCTTATATTTCGCAATCGAGGAAGGTCCAGGGACACAGAAGTCAATAAGCTGCAATTATCCAGCTCCAAAACCTGTAACAAGTCATGAAAAAATTTGCATGGATGAAATACATGAGGACTGCAGAGCCGCACAGGCACCTGATGAAAACAGTAGCAACGAATTCAAACCTCCAGCATATAACTATGAGATATCGCAGCCATGGAAGCCGAAGTGATGCCTTCACAGCTATGGAGCTTAAGAACAGTTAGCATTGGCAGTCTtacagacttcaaagaaaacgaTAGAGCCCATGTAAGTTACAGGATGAGAAAGACCAACTAACGTCATTCTGAAAAGAATAACAAAAAATGGCCAGAATCTACAAGAACTGACCTCAAGCGATATGTTTGGGCAGTATGATGCATCGAGAACATGAAGATTTGTACAAGTAATGGCTATTTCACGTAGTGTTTCATCACTAACACATGAACAATTTGACATGTCCAGCAACTCTAATAAAGGACAAGATATCGCAGCAGAGCGGATTGCTGCATCTGAAAGCTTATGGCAAGAGCCTATATCCAGCAGATGCAATTGAGGGCAATTGAGCACAGCTTGAGCCATGTTACTCCTTTTCAAGGACAAAGTTTCAAGTTGTGGGCACCTGCAAAAATCATATCTTAGCATAGAAATCATTGTTTAAAGGTTCTGGATAAAGGGGCAATGTGATTTCACCTGATGCTTATTCGCATCACGCGGCATTTTGTTAGTTCAAGATGACGCAACCTATCATGGTTTATGAGTATTTCCTGAATACCAGTTCCAGGAGTAGCATCAATAACATTCAAACTCTTCAGCATATTACACTCAGCCAACGCAAGGAAAAAAGTCTCCCCAAGTTGTCCTCTTCCCAAAGTCAAAGCTTCAAGATTTCTGAGAACCACGAAGAAAGTGTTAGCAGCAGCAAAGCAATCTCTCTTAAAGTAAACAACCCCTTGGTGGGGAGGCGGGGAGAACAGGTACCTCAATGAAGAAACTGCTTGCATAGCAAGAATTTGATTTGCAGGAGTACCAAAAATATTCACTTCAGTGGCATTTGGGTAACGTTGACACATGTCCTCAACTGCAAACCAtgacaaaagaaagaaatttattATCTTATAAGTACTTTGAGGGAGGGAATGACCAAAATATTGAAATGATTGCAAAGATCTCAGATAGTTAATCAAACACTGATTTACACATTGGTATTCCGTTATTTATCTTGACAGCACATAGCAATGTCGCTCAATCAGGGGAGAATATTTACAAATGAAACAGCCAGATTGCATGCAGAATAGCGTCGATCTAACAAACATGATATTTCAAAgttaaacaaccaaaaaaagattaaatagagagaaagaggacACCCTTTGCAAGATTGTATAAAACAAAACTCACATTGTTCCACAGATATGTTACGGTTCTCAAAATTCAAGCATCTCCAAAAATCTTCATGAGCACTAGCAACACGCCACTGCCTACAAACCATGGCAGCTCGACAAAGATTAATGTGGTCCAAGAAGGAGAGTACCtgcgaaaagaaagaaaatgagaatatATACTAATAAAAGTGTCATGATGAATAGCGCCATGAACAACCATAAAAAGGATGCATATACCATATGCAGAAGGTCATCTGTAAGATCCATACGAACTTCTGAATCTTCTGATTTAGAAGTCTCGCTCTCACTTCCATCATCTCTACCACCACTAGAACCAAAGGAGTTCCCATCAACACTGTCATTCAGCATAAAATTGTGATAAACAATCTCATTCCTATAAGAAACAGATGATCCCCCGCCACTACTGTAGTCTCCATGTCCTGATGAAAAGGAATTTCGAGCATCTGAAGCTATTGGAGTCGCATAAAGCCAataactacaaaaaaaaataatataatatatatatataaaaacagcCATCATTATCAGTGTAAGTAATCAGAATAATGCCGCACACGTATCCAAGTCAGAATTCCATGTCACATGCAACAAATTTATTCTTCCTTCACCATCGCAAGTATTACTTAACCAAAAATAAGGCGTGAATCACCAATTTTTTTCAAGATAAAGCTAAAAAGAAATCACACGTTTAACAATTATTATGCAAGCAAACTATTCTTGAGTGCTTGCTGGCATTCTCCCGAAAAGTGAAAGAGTTCTGTATGCCAAACATGAAAAGAGACATGGTCAACCAGTAACAATATTCCAATTTCAATTTTACCAGCTCAAGCATACATGAATACCGAGAAATGACTGCACTGCAAAATATTATGGGTACTGTTCTATTTgcaatcatcatcttcatcatcaaagcctttgtcccaaaagtttggaatcgactacatgagtttatgagaacatcaacgGGAATCCACCACGTGTATTCCTtatctccattcatttctattataGATCATATATTCATCCACTCTTATTAACTTCATACTATTCTATTTGCAATATCGCATATTTATGTAGGGGGGTCAATTGTAAATTTCTCGTGAAAAAATTAGGCATTTCAGCCcgaatttaacttttttttaaaaaaattactaaagaaaacacatgaaattcttttgataaatagCTCAACATAGACCCCCGTCATTTTAAGCTTATAACAATGATTCTAACTACTATGAATCAGCGAAAAAAACACCAACCAAGCAAAGTCGACACCAGTGAAACTCAACTCTGTCGAAATTAAACAAAAGCCATGTTTAAAGAGTAAGAAACTTACTGAGACCCATAGTGTTTAGCCCGCTTATGCTGAGAATCGCCTGCAGCCAGAGCCGCGGAGCTGCTACTACTTTCCCCCTCTGCCCGTCGCGAGCAGGGAAAGGCAGTCACAGCCTCATCGAAATTCGCACCACCGTGCATATTCAAAATACTATCCACACAATTGTCACGCACACCTAGTGAAAGCCCTAAACTTGGCGGGCCCTCATCGCCGCCATTGCTGGAAACGCTAACGGGAATGCTTAACGCTAAAGAGTTTTCATTCTCCTCGCCTATGCCGTCAGTTCCAGAAACGCCCTCATTCTCCTCCATTACTGCCACTACCTTGTCTTCACAATCTGCTTCCGCCAcctcctctttttcttccctGAAGCATAGGAGGCACCAAATCttcatacaatttgaaacaaatattAGACCTTTCCCAACTCTTTATCTCCCGATCTCCTGCATTTTCGACCGAAACACAAAAGCCCTAATTCTTGagctaaattgactacaatAGCTCAACTCCTGCGACACCTCAGAATCGGAACCACCGATCGGCTTTAGAATTTCGGTTTACTTACACAAATACAAGAATCGATCTGTTTAGCCACGAATATGCAAGTAATTCACAGAAAAATCAGGGGTTTttcttagagagagagaggcaagtTGGAATATTAGAACGAATCGGATCGGATCTTGTTGAGAAGCTTGTTGAGGATGTCTGATGCAGCTTCCAAATGAAGATCGGCGCTAAATGGTCATAATAACTTTCCCAGAAATTCGTTCTTATACTGGAAAATCaacaacttttcttttttcttttaacggAAAGAAATTTCCAAgatttatcaaaaacaaaaactccaCACGGCAGCGTTTAAAGACTGTTCTTGCTGGCACAAGTTCATATTCTCCGGATAAAGAGACTGGGGTCAACGTCAAGGATGCAACTATAGCCTCGACAAAGCGGCGTCGTTTCAGCTCGTCTTCTCCTGTTCGTGGAAACAACTTGGGCCACTTGAACAAGCATAGGCCCATCTAAACCCAACATACAAGGCCCTTTTCACGGAAATAGTGCTTTTTAtgagaaaatgatgatgtctTGATTGCTAAAGTTCAACCACAATTGCCACAATGAGGTGGAGCATGAATTTAGTCTCAATTGTCATCTGTTTTTCTATATGAAGAAAGACGACAATCCATTCTCATTTTGGTTGGTTTGGTCATATTTGTTAGTCTAAAGATATCATTTTTCAGCAAAGTAAATTTGCATtcttacaactctaccactattGAATCAAGTAGattaaataaattcaaaagtgaACGTTATTGTTAGAAATGAGTCATTCAAGTTGAATGACTTAAGTTCTAGCAATTTAaataccaaaaaagaaaaggttgaataaatcaaatttattttatgatttttatgttgctttcaattttttattttaaagttGTTGTACAACAGGAGCAATTGTTGTGATTAGTACATATTGCTTTTTTGGCATTTAATTAGCACTCCACTTTAGCTAATCTGTCTGTGATTTATCACCTTATTAATTACAATAATGCGATGATTAAGAATGATTAGTCACGGTCACCGGTTCCACTATACGGTGACAGGGTGGGCCCCATTCTTCCAATCTACGGTTATGGTAAGACAATTGAAAGATCCCATACCATCAATGGCGTGACAACAAATTAAGTGTGGTGAGCCAAAATGGCCGACAGTTGACCATATTTTTCCTACCGAAGCAAATTACCAAAGAACAGGGAACAcaca
Protein-coding regions in this window:
- the LOC119996709 gene encoding F-box/LRR-repeat protein 15 codes for the protein MKIWCLLCFREEKEEVAEADCEDKVVAVMEENEGVSGTDGIGEENENSLALSIPVSVSSNGGDEGPPSLGLSLGVRDNCVDSILNMHGGANFDEAVTAFPCSRRAEGESSSSSAALAAGDSQHKRAKHYGSHYWLYATPIASDARNSFSSGHGDYSSGGGSSVSYRNEIVYHNFMLNDSVDGNSFGSSGGRDDGSESETSKSEDSEVRMDLTDDLLHMVLSFLDHINLCRAAMVCRQWRVASAHEDFWRCLNFENRNISVEQFEDMCQRYPNATEVNIFGTPANQILAMQAVSSLRNLEALTLGRGQLGETFFLALAECNMLKSLNVIDATPGTGIQEILINHDRLRHLELTKCRVMRISIRCPQLETLSLKRSNMAQAVLNCPQLHLLDIGSCHKLSDAAIRSAAISCPLLELLDMSNCSCVSDETLREIAITCTNLHVLDASYCPNISLESVRLPMLTVLKLHSCEGITSASMAAISHSYMLEVLELDNCSLLTSVSLDLPRLRNIRLVYCRKFTDLNLRTTMLSCIMVSNCQSLNRINITSNSLEKLALQKQENLTTLALQCQCLQEVDLTGCESLTNSICDVLSDSGGCPLLKSLVLDNCESLTAVLFHSTSLVSLSLVGCRGITDLELACPSLEQVCLDGCDHLERASFCPVALRSLNLGICPKLNELRIEDPDMVLLELKGCGVLTEASIDCPLLTSLDASFCSQLKDDCLSATAASCRLIESLILMSCPSVGSEGLYSLCLLPHLTMLDLSYTFLMSLQPVFESCLLLKVLKLQACKYLLNSSLEPLYKEGALPALQELDLSYGTLCQSAIEDLLACCTHLTHVSLNGCVNMHDLDWGCNGGQLSTQPGVYSSSALFAQDDIHDSVDQPNRLLQNLNCVGCPNIRKVLIPPMARCFHLSSLNLSLSANLKEVDVTCFSLCFLNLSHCCSLEILKLRCPRLTSLFLQSCNIDEEAVEAAIMHCSMLETLDIRFCPKICSISMGRLRGACPSLKRIFSSLLPP
- the LOC119996710 gene encoding trihelix transcription factor GTL2-like, with protein sequence MQPGSCVGPWQDQQDEQHHFIEAPAFTISNYRNQHSHPFHPNLQYHQQQDEGRFLLTNQLFPHHYHHFQPFEQQQQQEDRVSHLNFKFGLNENSPSKEGWEEEENPLLIPRSWHRHEDSTAKERSWKPLTNNDKRGRIEHEEQARERNEYHKLLQYFDSGSSNNLDNRLFNELEAIYGLSKMGEANQTGSGSSLSRENWPANAGHSLLFGHVNGQNVAARGTANATTGVDLESEISIGEEAALRKSQKRKRKRYMKENLGYIAGCLESFVRQVMDHQEKLHCKFLGVIERMEKERTEREEARRHQEAALHNGEAMARAHEQALASNRTALIVSYIEKITGKSINLPKRKTQLLPETDISKQPRKQLTSVKTDTNSRLP